A window of Malania oleifera isolate guangnan ecotype guangnan chromosome 2, ASM2987363v1, whole genome shotgun sequence genomic DNA:
tggttagaaattttatgggttggGATTAAGCCCCGTTTGGTACTGCTTATAAGTaagtatttttattaattatagtAAATAAGTATTGTTCGATGACTGACCTCTGAGGGAAAGTTATTATAACCCAAGTACTTCCCAGAAATTGTTAAACGAGAGATTTTCTGAGCAGTGCAATGTATGCGTTTGTTGTCGGTGCATTGTAATTGAACTGTTAAGTGGCGGTTATATTTGTGAAGTATGTGACGGAAAATGTCAAACCTTAGGATGTTGCTTGGTATTTGGGAAGTACTCTTCTTGGTCTTTAAACAGCTAAAGTTAATGCTATACTTTGGCCATTGGGTGTGAGAAAGTTAGTCACTAAGCTTAAATGCTATGATAATACATGGAAATTCCAAATTTGTTCAACTGATAAGTTTTCAGACTTCAACTGTATTAATATCGACATTGGGAATTTTTAATCCAGATTGAACAGAGCATATCTACAGTGATTTTTGGCAAGCCTCGATTCCTTAGCTGGTGTAGAATAACATCTAATTATGTGTTTAGGAGCGTGAATTTCAGGCCtaggatttggatttgtgtgaatttggacaaagttcaatacaattttgtactgtaatttgtccaaatccaccctTGACCCTCCTGAACACAGGGTGACTTTATTCATGAACCTTCTTCTTGATGTTCTTTATTATCAAAATTTAGAAGTGGACGTCCAAACTAGCGGGCAAAGTTTTAGGAAGCCCTTATTAGCTCAAGAATCACATTCATATGTGATATTGCAACCTTATTCTAATCTTGCTTGGTCTGTTGGATATGTATGATACTGGATTATTGATCTTCATTTGAGGCATGACAATCCACTAGCTATTGCTTTGTGCCTAAGTTCTAAACATGTAAGTTTTCTAATGGTGTTTTCCCCCCATCGAACAGATCTTAAACAATCTTATCAATTCATTTTCCTTTCATTTATCTTATTATCCATGGATGCTgtgctttcatttttttttttttaaccctgGTAACTTGTTTACTGTATTGTATGGTTAAGAGTGACTGCCATAAATttattatatgattttcaaaaaaaattatgttcaTTGATTttttatcccccccccccccccacacacacacacacaaacctTTACTGAATATCTGATATAATATTCCTTCTTATGGTTTCCAGGGCCTCGGGTTGCCCAAGGGAGAATGACGGAGCATGCCTTCAGATGAGACTGTCCTACAGTCCTGCTGCTCGCTTATTTCTCTTTCTTGTTCAATGGACAGACTGTCATCTTGCTGGTGCTCTGGGCTTCCTTAGAATATTAATTCATTTGGTATTGCCCCTCATTtacttggtattttttttatagaaaagaaaatttcattaatgcATAGAAAAAAGAATTGCATGGAaatgaggataagaaatcctcctaatgcattaaaaaattcaaaaaaataagcaAAGATCAAAAgccaagaaaaaaataaagaaaaacaattACAACTAAATCCCTTTCCAGTTCGTTTGAAGATCCAGTGACAACATTACTTGAAACAAACGTGAAGAATGAGCCCAAAAAAAAGCCCTGGAAACAACTCTATcccaaagaaaatgcacaaaatttgTATGGCCATTGATAATCCTTGCATCCCTTTCGTTCCACAAAGTCCAAAAAATGCCAAAAACTGCATATCTCCATAAATTTTTCCCTGGCTTACTCCTGCCAAGTCCTTTGTACCATACCATCAGGAAGATATCAAGTCTCAGAATcacaaggaaaaagaaaaaccaaAGCTGCATAGCCACCCTACAATGTAGAAATAGTGATCACTTGTCTCACCGGCTTACAAATATTGGACTTATGGCTTCATGAGGTCTCCTCAATTGCAGAAAAATGTTAGTGTTTAAGCCTATTAAGGGTCAGAGTCCACATAAAAGCCCTGACCTTGTAAGGAACCTTGGCATTCCAAATAAAATGGTTCAAAGGAAAAAAAGAGGAATTTGGCCTTTTAAAGAGCTGACAAGAaaagattttgtggaaaatgaaCCAGAAGGAACCCCAAGCCAAATCCTTGAATAACCCGCATTAGAGGGACGAAACCAGCGTATGCAACAACAGTCATCCTCAACCTCTCTCTCTGAGATTTATAAAGTATATGTCTTTATGtatttgttcatttatttatttattttttaaatgtcattattgCTTTCTGTCCTTCCATTTGACTATGAAGTAATTATAATCCTACtttttgttttgttatttttTGGGATTCTcattctgtgtgtgtgtgtgttaatggCATGTGGTGGACTGATCCAGACATATGCAGATGGGAAGACGACTATGTCTGTCCAAGAAAGAAAAGCAAGCATTAGAGAATTCTATGGTGAGTGAGATTCTGAGAAGGTGAAATTTAAATTGTCATTTTTATACCATTTGTTATTATTGATATATTTCACTTTTCAAGGGGAAGAAAAACCATGTTGTATAGTCCGTTCTTTTATTCTTTTCACTATAGGAGGTATGctaaattttctctctctataaaCAGCTGTGATATTTCCTTCTTTATTGCAACTTCAAAAAGGGATCACTGATTTGGAAGATAGCAAACAGAGAGAGGTGTGTACTATTAGGTACAAAAAGAATGATGAATTGAACAGGGGGAAAAACTCTGCTTCTGATgtagagagagaagaggagtgTGGGATTTGCTTGGAGATGAACAGCAAGGTTGTATTGCCCAATTGTAGCCATTCATTGTGCATGAACTGCTATCAGGAATGGTGAGCTCCCTGTTTTTCAGTAGATTGTATCTGAAATAGTTTATAACTATATAGTTTATAGATTTTTTCCTTATACTATTTGTGGATCGTTAGAGTTGGACCCCTTTCTCATGAATCTTATTTTGGACAAGAAATTATATTGAGGCCCCATACATCTCTCACATATTGAGAGGCCATTGAAAAGAAAAATTGGTACCAATGGGGATCGTGATGGCAATTCACATGCCTATGGGAATTGCTGATTTTTTGAATTCAGTTTCAAAGTGTAAGATCAGCATACCAATCTTGGATAATCCTTTCAGGATCCACAAAAAGGTACACAAGTGTTTTCCTTCATAATTGAAGTATCCATCTAATTTATGGAACAAAATTAACCTTCAGTTATTGACTTCATTGCCACTTCATGATTTCATTCCTATATTGTTGTTTAACATTTTCATTCCTTTGTGTGATCCTTAGTTTTCCTTGCTGGTCTTAACACCAAGTGAAACCTgatgatttattattttgttgttTCCCTTAGGTGTGCACGGGCTAAATCATGCCCCTTCTGTCGAGATAGCCTGAAACGGGTGAACTCAGGTGACCTTTGGATTTACCCTTGCAATATCGACATCGTTGATCTATCCATAGTTTTGAAAGAGAACTTGAAGAGGCTATTCATATATATCGACAAGTTGCCTTTAATCGTTCCAGACTCTGTGCTTGTTCCTTATGATTCTCATCTCAGGTGAGGAGTAGAGGATGCCTGATTGTATATAAGTCCCGAACATGCACATTTGAACTTGTAAATTCCAGCCGGCACATCTTATGCATAGAGTTTTTTCTATTCAATGATTTTTCTGTATTGAATATAAAACCTTTCTTATTTTAATTCTATTTAAATtgttttttggaaatgttttagATGGTTGGTACTCCCAAGAAAAAAACATAATGCAAGGAAACTAATTGTCTGTCTTTATTGCAATCTTTGATTGGTTGTTCACTTCACCCTTAAAAAATAAACATTAGATTCGTTGAACTTTCACTCGAGCTTGAGTCTTCGCTTGATCGGGTACACATCTCTTGCGCTTGGAAGGATACATCCCTTTGGCATCTGGGTTGGGTTTCGGTGGTAGGAGGAATTTCCATAGCTGCCACTGCAATAGCCCAGTCTTCTCTGTCCGGGGAATATTAAAAGATTGAACTGTAAATAATCCATCAAAGCTGCAGTGCTGCTCGGTCGCTGCTATTCTTGCATGTGCATGTAATCTGCATAAAAGCGGGGATAGTTTTCTTCTGGATGTGCAACATATGCGTACCCTCCGTGACTCGAGATATCAAGCCCC
This region includes:
- the LOC131149905 gene encoding E3 ubiquitin-protein ligase AIRP2 isoform X3, with protein sequence MRLSYSPAARLFLFLVQWTDCHLAGALGFLRILIHLTYADGKTTMSVQERKASIREFYAVIFPSLLQLQKGITDLEDSKQREVCTIRYKKNDELNRGKNSASDVEREEECGICLEMNSKVVLPNCSHSLCMNCYQEWCARAKSCPFCRDSLKRVNSGDLWIYPCNIDIVDLSIVLKENLKRLFIYIDKLPLIVPDSVLVPYDSHLR
- the LOC131149905 gene encoding E3 ubiquitin-protein ligase AIRP2 isoform X2, coding for MASGCPRENDGACLQMRLSYSPAARLFLFLVQWTDCHLAGALGFLRILIHLTYADGKTTMSVQERKASIREFYAVIFPSLLQLQKGITDLEDSKQREVCTIRYKKNDELNRGKNSASDVEREEECGICLEMNSKVVLPNCSHSLCMNCYQEWCARAKSCPFCRDSLKRVNSGDLWIYPCNIDIVDLSIVLKENLKRLFIYIDKLPLIVPDSVLVPYDSHLR
- the LOC131149905 gene encoding E3 ubiquitin-protein ligase AIRP2 isoform X1, with product MGKAFKDSLKALEADIQHANTLASGCPRENDGACLQMRLSYSPAARLFLFLVQWTDCHLAGALGFLRILIHLTYADGKTTMSVQERKASIREFYAVIFPSLLQLQKGITDLEDSKQREVCTIRYKKNDELNRGKNSASDVEREEECGICLEMNSKVVLPNCSHSLCMNCYQEWCARAKSCPFCRDSLKRVNSGDLWIYPCNIDIVDLSIVLKENLKRLFIYIDKLPLIVPDSVLVPYDSHLR